The following coding sequences lie in one Metopolophium dirhodum isolate CAU chromosome 5, ASM1992520v1, whole genome shotgun sequence genomic window:
- the LOC132945327 gene encoding exostosin-2 isoform X1, whose product MFIRLACCRLLRHRKLIYISIFISFLLSFVYVVVLPHVFTIIQKPPSKIQEVCQYVIPKDSPTVPTNSRCTFYDCFNIYRCGHKFNGDFKVYVYPMARHVDEDFIPIGGKMSKEYHTILSAIVESQYYTTNPEEACVFVSSIDTLNQNRFRVKETSQALALLPHWNDGQNHLIFNMVPGTAPDYKTVVDLSIGKSMVAGAGFDSWTYRSSFDISIAIYSNLAISLSNNYTFKHRTTFISTVQTNLHNDFITSLKSIEKQKSTTQNITMSMIRVIEPCSHSGHDRTIVCHENITYNYADILADSVFCLILPGPRLMDMVFIDALAAGCIPIVAINHVVLPFFEVIDWKRAVIMWSETELNTLLDVVSGIPLDRRKEMSAQGRWLYQTYLSSLKIITMTTLKILSQRLHPHNSDFYENWNLRPHPVSARNPLFLPYMSDSSGFTAIILSYDRIDSLFTLINMISKAPSLQKIIVVWNNQLKSPPPFSVWPKIDVSLKVVQTTANKLSNRFFPYREIETEAVLSLDDDILMLTLDEIEFGFQVWKEFPDHIVGFPSRTHIWNNKTNTWKYESEWKNEISMVLTGAAFYHKYWNQAYTYIMPNNIKQWVDEHMNCEDIAMNFLVSNTTNKAPIKVTPKKKFKCPQCTNTEMLSADQGHMATRTLCVNMFAAIYGRMPLKTVEYRVDPVLYRDVFPTKLKRYNNVGEL is encoded by the exons ATGTTCATTCGTTTAGCATGTTGCCGTCTATTGAGACACCGAAAGTTGATCTACATTTCTATATTCATTTCATTTCTACTGTCCTTTGTTTACGTAGTTGTTCTGCCACACGTCTTTACGATCATCCAAAAACCTCCTTCTAAAATTCAAGAAGTCTGTCAGTATGTTATTCCTAAAGACAGTCCGACAGTTCCAACAAACTCTCGATGCACATTCTACGATTGTTTCAATATATACAGGTGTGGCCATAAGTTTAATGGTGATTTTAAAGTTTATGTTTATCCGATGGCCAGACATGTTGACGAGGATTTCATACCTATCGGGGGCAAAATGTCCAAAGAATATCATACTATATTGAGTGCAATAGTAGAGAGCCAGTACTATACGACAAATCCAGAAGAAGCGTGCGTTTTTGTGTCATCAATTGATACATTAAATCAAAACCGGTTTCGAGTGAAAGAAACATCACAGGCTCTCGCATTATTACCACA TTGGAATGATGGTCAGAAccatttgatatttaatatggTACCAGGAACAGCACCAGACTATAAAACTGTTGTCGATTTATCAATTGGTAAATCAATGGTTGCTGGTGCAGGTTTTGATTCTTGGACGTATAGATCATCTTTTGATATCTCAATAGCAATTTACAGCAATTTAGCAATTtctttaagtaataactatacctTTAAACACag gaCAACATTTATCAGCACAGTTCAAACAAATCTTCATAATGATTTCATCACTTCTTTGAAatcaattgaaaaacaaaagtcaaCGACTCAGAATATAACAATGTCAATGATTAGAGTTATAGAACCTTGCTCACATAGTGGACACGACAGAACAATAGTTTGCCATGAAAACATTACTTATAACTATGCAGACATACTTGCC GACAGTGTATTTTGTTTGATATTGCCTGGCCCACGGCTAATGGATATGGTTTTTATTGATGCACTGGCAGCTGGATGTATACCAATAGTAGCTATTAATCATGTTGTATTGCCATTTTTTGAAGTTATAGACTGGAAAAG AGCTGTAATTATGTGGAGTGAAACTGAATTAAATACTTTACTAGACGTAGTTTCTGGTATTCCTTTGGACCGACGGAAAGAAATGTCAGCTCAAGGCCGTTGGCTATATCAGACATATTTATCTTCGTTGAAAATAATTACCATGACTACTCTTAAGATATTAAGCCAAAGACTGCATCCACATAACTcagatttttatgaaaattggaATTTAAGACCACATCCT GTATCCGCCAGAAATCCATTATTCCTACCATATATGTCAGATTCTTCAGGGTTCACAGCGATAATATTATCCTACGATAGAATAGATAGTTtgtttacattaataaatatgatcAGTAAGGCGCCAAGTCTGCAAAAGATTATTGTTGTTTggaataatcaattaaaatctCCACCACCTT TTTCAGTGTGGCCGAAAATTGATGTATCTCTAAAGGTTGTACAAACAACAGCAAACAAACTATCAAATCGATTTTTTCCCTACAGAGAAATTGAAACAGAAGCAGTTTTATCTCTGGACGATGATATACTTATGTTGACTTTAGATGAAATTGAATTTGGATTTcag GTTTGGAAAGAATTTCCTGATCATATTGTAGGTTTTCCGTCCAGAACTCATATATGGAATAACAAAACTAATACTTGGAAATATGAATCGGAATGGAAAAATGAAATATCTATGGTGTTGACCGGGGCAGCATTTTACCATAAA TATTGGAATCAAGCTTATACATATATCATGcctaataatatcaaacaatgGGTAGATGAACATATGAACTGTGAAGACATTGCAATGAACTTTTTAGTGTCCAACACTACAAACAAAGCTccaattaaa GTAACtcctaaaaaaaagtttaagtgTCCGCAATGTACAAACACTGAAATGTTATCAGCTGACCAAGGACACATGGCTACAAGAACATTATGTGTGAACATGTTTGCCGCTATTTATGGTAGAATGCCGTTAAAGACTGTAGAGTATAGAGTTGATCCTGTTCTGTACAGAGATGTATTTCCAACAAAATTGAAGAGGTATAACAATGTTGGAGAATTGTGA
- the LOC132945327 gene encoding exostosin-2 isoform X2, giving the protein MFIRLACCRLLRHRKLIYISIFISFLLSFVYVVVLPHVFTIIQKPPSKIQEVCQYVIPKDSPTVPTNSRCTFYDCFNIYRCGHKFNGDFKVYVYPMARHVDEDFIPIGGKMSKEYHTILSAIVESQYYTTNPEEACVFVSSIDTLNQNRFRVKETSQALALLPHWNDGQNHLIFNMVPGTAPDYKTVVDLSIGKSMVAGAGFDSWTYRSSFDISIAIYSNLAISLSNNYTFKHRTTFISTVQTNLHNDFITSLKSIEKQKSTTQNITMSMIRVIEPCSHSGHDRTIVCHENITYNYADILADSVFCLILPGPRLMDMVFIDALAAGCIPIVAINHVVLPFFEVIDWKRAVIMWSETELNTLLDVVSGIPLDRRKEMSAQGRWLYQTYLSSLKIITMTTLKILSQRLHPHNSDFYENWNLRPHPVSARNPLFLPYMSDSSGFTAIILSYDRIDSLFTLINMISKAPSLQKIIVVWNNQLKSPPPLWPKIDVSLKVVQTTANKLSNRFFPYREIETEAVLSLDDDILMLTLDEIEFGFQVWKEFPDHIVGFPSRTHIWNNKTNTWKYESEWKNEISMVLTGAAFYHKYWNQAYTYIMPNNIKQWVDEHMNCEDIAMNFLVSNTTNKAPIKVTPKKKFKCPQCTNTEMLSADQGHMATRTLCVNMFAAIYGRMPLKTVEYRVDPVLYRDVFPTKLKRYNNVGEL; this is encoded by the exons ATGTTCATTCGTTTAGCATGTTGCCGTCTATTGAGACACCGAAAGTTGATCTACATTTCTATATTCATTTCATTTCTACTGTCCTTTGTTTACGTAGTTGTTCTGCCACACGTCTTTACGATCATCCAAAAACCTCCTTCTAAAATTCAAGAAGTCTGTCAGTATGTTATTCCTAAAGACAGTCCGACAGTTCCAACAAACTCTCGATGCACATTCTACGATTGTTTCAATATATACAGGTGTGGCCATAAGTTTAATGGTGATTTTAAAGTTTATGTTTATCCGATGGCCAGACATGTTGACGAGGATTTCATACCTATCGGGGGCAAAATGTCCAAAGAATATCATACTATATTGAGTGCAATAGTAGAGAGCCAGTACTATACGACAAATCCAGAAGAAGCGTGCGTTTTTGTGTCATCAATTGATACATTAAATCAAAACCGGTTTCGAGTGAAAGAAACATCACAGGCTCTCGCATTATTACCACA TTGGAATGATGGTCAGAAccatttgatatttaatatggTACCAGGAACAGCACCAGACTATAAAACTGTTGTCGATTTATCAATTGGTAAATCAATGGTTGCTGGTGCAGGTTTTGATTCTTGGACGTATAGATCATCTTTTGATATCTCAATAGCAATTTACAGCAATTTAGCAATTtctttaagtaataactatacctTTAAACACag gaCAACATTTATCAGCACAGTTCAAACAAATCTTCATAATGATTTCATCACTTCTTTGAAatcaattgaaaaacaaaagtcaaCGACTCAGAATATAACAATGTCAATGATTAGAGTTATAGAACCTTGCTCACATAGTGGACACGACAGAACAATAGTTTGCCATGAAAACATTACTTATAACTATGCAGACATACTTGCC GACAGTGTATTTTGTTTGATATTGCCTGGCCCACGGCTAATGGATATGGTTTTTATTGATGCACTGGCAGCTGGATGTATACCAATAGTAGCTATTAATCATGTTGTATTGCCATTTTTTGAAGTTATAGACTGGAAAAG AGCTGTAATTATGTGGAGTGAAACTGAATTAAATACTTTACTAGACGTAGTTTCTGGTATTCCTTTGGACCGACGGAAAGAAATGTCAGCTCAAGGCCGTTGGCTATATCAGACATATTTATCTTCGTTGAAAATAATTACCATGACTACTCTTAAGATATTAAGCCAAAGACTGCATCCACATAACTcagatttttatgaaaattggaATTTAAGACCACATCCT GTATCCGCCAGAAATCCATTATTCCTACCATATATGTCAGATTCTTCAGGGTTCACAGCGATAATATTATCCTACGATAGAATAGATAGTTtgtttacattaataaatatgatcAGTAAGGCGCCAAGTCTGCAAAAGATTATTGTTGTTTggaataatcaattaaaatctCCACCACCTT TGTGGCCGAAAATTGATGTATCTCTAAAGGTTGTACAAACAACAGCAAACAAACTATCAAATCGATTTTTTCCCTACAGAGAAATTGAAACAGAAGCAGTTTTATCTCTGGACGATGATATACTTATGTTGACTTTAGATGAAATTGAATTTGGATTTcag GTTTGGAAAGAATTTCCTGATCATATTGTAGGTTTTCCGTCCAGAACTCATATATGGAATAACAAAACTAATACTTGGAAATATGAATCGGAATGGAAAAATGAAATATCTATGGTGTTGACCGGGGCAGCATTTTACCATAAA TATTGGAATCAAGCTTATACATATATCATGcctaataatatcaaacaatgGGTAGATGAACATATGAACTGTGAAGACATTGCAATGAACTTTTTAGTGTCCAACACTACAAACAAAGCTccaattaaa GTAACtcctaaaaaaaagtttaagtgTCCGCAATGTACAAACACTGAAATGTTATCAGCTGACCAAGGACACATGGCTACAAGAACATTATGTGTGAACATGTTTGCCGCTATTTATGGTAGAATGCCGTTAAAGACTGTAGAGTATAGAGTTGATCCTGTTCTGTACAGAGATGTATTTCCAACAAAATTGAAGAGGTATAACAATGTTGGAGAATTGTGA